The sequence AAATTTAATGAAATATTATTGGAAAGTCAAGCAAAAATCAGCTAAAGTTCAAAAAAAACACCTTGATAGTTTTCGGGTCGCATGTTATGTGTTTTTGGCTCTGACTTGAAAAACATATAGAAAGGGAAGGGGAGATGAATCAGGAAGAATCCCGCCAAAAACAATATCCGGAAAATTATCCGTACCAGGAAGATGAAATAAACCTTATCGACTATCTCCGGGTTATCTGGAAGTGGAAATGGCTGATCATAGCGGGCACAGTGATCTGTGCCATTGTTGCAGGGATAATAAGCCTTCAAACGCCGAGGATTTATGAGATTACCACAGTCATTGAGCCGGGCATCGCCGGCGCTAAAGATGATGGAGGCTTTGTATACATTGACTCTGTGGCAAATATAAGCGGAAAGATAAACGAAGGAGTCTATGACCCGAAAACAGTTTTTAAAACTAATGTTGGTAAATATTCTAATTTAATAAAGGTCAGTTCAGAGTGGAACGAGAAAGACATAGATCTCGGATTGAAGGCTTCCAGGCAATTGATTGCTCGCATATCTGATGAAGGTGAAAAAGTTGTTCAAAAAAGAAAGAATGATTTTGACAGTAAGATTAGTGTAAAAAGAGATGAAATAAGTAAAATTGAAACGCAAGAAAAAAGAAATATTGATAAACAAATTCTTGTTAAACAAAATGAAATCAGCAAGATTGAAACACAGGAAGGAAAAAATATTGATAAACAGATTCTTGTTAAACAAGGTGAAATCAGCAAAGTTAAAGCACAATGGGAAAGGGATACTGATAAGCAAATTACGCATAAGATGAACAATATAAAAAGTAAAAGAAATCAGATAAAATTTCAACAGGCAATGCTTAAAATTATAAGGCAAAGAATAGAAGAACTGACGTTACAGATGAAAGAAGTTAAAGATAATGCAAAATATTCAATCCCGTTGAGTAGTCAAATTTATGACTTAAGAACAAATGTGCAGGTCAAAGAGGCAAAAATTGAAGAATTGAATGGGGATATTGACCTTATAACAACAGAGATAGAAGAGATCAAATTACAGAGGACAGAAGAATTAAAAACTAAAATTGATAATATTATGGCTGAAATAGAAAAGCTTAGATTACAAAGAATAGAAGGTTTAAGAACTAAGATTAATAACATTAGAACAGAAATAGAAAAGTTAAAATTACAAAAAACAGAAGGATTGCAAGCTAAAATTGATGACATTAAAACACAAAT comes from Syntrophales bacterium and encodes:
- a CDS encoding Wzz/FepE/Etk N-terminal domain-containing protein, with protein sequence MNQEESRQKQYPENYPYQEDEINLIDYLRVIWKWKWLIIAGTVICAIVAGIISLQTPRIYEITTVIEPGIAGAKDDGGFVYIDSVANISGKINEGVYDPKTVFKTNVGKYSNLIKVSSEWNEKDIDLGLKASRQLIARISDEGEKVVQKRKNDFDSKISVKRDEISKIETQEKRNIDKQILVKQNEISKIETQEGKNIDKQILVKQGEISKVKAQWERDTDKQITHKMNNIKSKRNQIKFQQAMLKIIRQRIEELTLQMKEVKDNAKYSIPLSSQIYDLRTNVQVKEAKIEELNGDIDLITTEIEEIKLQRTEELKTKIDNIMAEIEKLRLQRIEGLRTKINNIRTEIEKLKLQKTEGLQAKIDDIKTQISVLTSEKENISNVKVVQNPEVSSSPVKSKKKQVVLLATVVGLFFFIFLAFFIEYIRKASKSIRAGD